In Streptomyces thermolilacinus SPC6, a single genomic region encodes these proteins:
- a CDS encoding EamA family transporter translates to MHASQVRSAGLGLALASAFAFGGSGVAAKPLIQAGLDPLHVVWLRVTGAALVMLPVAWHHRDLVRRRPALLAGFGLLAVAGVQAFYFAALSRIPVGVALLVEYLAPALVLGWVRFVQRRPVTRAAALGVVLAVTGLACVVEVWSGLRFDVLGLVLALGAACCQVGYFVLSDQGGDEERPADPLGVIAYGLLVGAAVLTVLARPWGMDWGVLTGTADLGGTTAPAWLLLGWIVLIATVLAYVTGVISVRRLSPQVAGVVACLEAVIATVLAWVLLGEHLSAPQLAGGTLVLVGAFIAQSTTPKGGAGPVAGSDPLPDEDLLPADRAAP, encoded by the coding sequence ATGCACGCGTCTCAGGTGAGAAGCGCCGGCCTGGGACTGGCCCTGGCCTCGGCGTTCGCATTCGGTGGATCAGGTGTCGCGGCCAAGCCGCTCATCCAGGCGGGTCTCGACCCGCTGCACGTGGTGTGGCTGCGGGTGACGGGCGCCGCGCTCGTCATGCTGCCCGTGGCCTGGCACCACCGGGACCTGGTGCGGCGCAGACCGGCGCTCCTCGCGGGCTTCGGACTCCTCGCCGTCGCCGGTGTCCAGGCGTTCTACTTCGCCGCCCTCTCCCGCATACCCGTGGGCGTCGCGCTGCTCGTCGAGTACCTCGCGCCGGCCCTCGTCCTCGGCTGGGTCCGGTTCGTGCAGCGCCGCCCGGTGACCCGCGCCGCGGCCCTCGGTGTCGTCCTCGCCGTGACCGGCCTCGCCTGCGTCGTCGAGGTGTGGTCCGGGCTCCGCTTCGACGTGCTCGGCCTCGTCCTCGCGCTCGGCGCCGCCTGCTGCCAGGTCGGCTACTTCGTCCTGTCCGACCAGGGCGGCGACGAGGAGCGGCCCGCCGACCCGCTCGGCGTCATCGCGTACGGGCTCCTCGTCGGCGCCGCCGTCCTCACCGTCCTCGCCCGTCCCTGGGGCATGGACTGGGGCGTCCTGACCGGCACCGCCGACCTGGGCGGCACGACCGCGCCCGCGTGGCTGCTGCTCGGCTGGATCGTCCTGATCGCGACCGTCCTCGCGTACGTCACCGGCGTCATCTCCGTACGCCGCCTCTCCCCGCAGGTCGCCGGGGTCGTGGCCTGCCTGGAGGCGGTCATCGCGACCGTCCTCGCCTGGGTCCTGCTCGGCGAGCACCTGTCGGCGCCGCAGCTCGCGGGCGGCACGCTCGTCCTCGTGGGCGCGTTCATCGCCCAGTCCACCACGCCCAAGGGGGGCGCGGGCCCCGTGGCGGGCTCCGATCCGCTGCCGGACGAGGACCTGTTGCCCGCCGACCGGGCCGCCCCGTAG